The following are from one region of the Myxococcus stipitatus genome:
- a CDS encoding FAD-dependent monooxygenase, with protein sequence MSASPTLGRESTHDVIIAGAGPVGLFLACELRLAKLDVLVLEQAVDPRSPLKQLPFGLRGLWVPSIEAFYRRGLLDAISEHPREAGGARFKYRRSIGDTSGPAGHFASFQFDFANIDSSRWRYRIPGPADTQLAGELGHIEQVLVERALALGVEVRRGQGVSGFEQSEEEVVVHAGEQRFLARYLVGCDGARSVVRKHGGFAFVGSEPEFTGYSVHVDLADPAMLPLGAHLTEAGRYQQWRPGYVTALEFDGGAFHRTQPITLDQVQAVLRRVSGKDVRVTALHVATTWTDRAMQATTYRQGRVLLAGDAAHIHSPLGGQGMNLGIGDAMNLGWKLAATIHGDAPNHLLDSYTAERHPVGERILDWTRAQVALMRPKSSALQAIVRDLLETRDGATYFAERLWGLTLRYDSGDAHPLVGRSCPDFELDDGTRLGALLENGQGVLLDFDEQVPVLDGHWGTRVRYVGRDAKERLGVSAVLVRPDGFVAWACDTTATPQEVERSAAKWFGAPQRREAMGTR encoded by the coding sequence ATGAGTGCAAGTCCTACCCTGGGGCGCGAGTCGACCCACGACGTGATCATCGCTGGCGCGGGTCCGGTTGGGTTGTTCCTGGCGTGCGAGCTGCGACTGGCGAAGCTCGACGTCCTCGTGCTCGAACAAGCGGTCGATCCGCGCTCCCCCTTGAAACAGCTTCCGTTCGGTCTGCGGGGCCTCTGGGTGCCGAGCATCGAGGCCTTCTATCGGCGCGGCTTGTTGGACGCGATCTCCGAGCATCCCCGCGAGGCTGGCGGTGCCCGCTTCAAGTATCGCCGCTCCATCGGGGATACGAGCGGGCCCGCGGGCCACTTCGCGAGCTTCCAGTTCGACTTCGCCAACATCGATTCGTCGCGCTGGCGCTACCGGATTCCCGGGCCCGCCGACACTCAGCTGGCCGGCGAGCTGGGGCACATCGAGCAGGTCCTCGTCGAGCGCGCGCTCGCGCTCGGCGTCGAGGTTCGTCGCGGCCAGGGCGTCAGCGGCTTCGAGCAGTCGGAGGAGGAGGTCGTCGTCCATGCCGGGGAACAGCGCTTCCTCGCGCGCTATCTCGTCGGCTGCGACGGCGCGCGCAGCGTCGTCCGGAAGCACGGAGGCTTCGCGTTCGTCGGCAGCGAGCCCGAGTTCACGGGCTACTCGGTCCACGTCGACCTCGCCGACCCGGCGATGCTCCCCCTGGGCGCGCACCTCACGGAGGCCGGCAGGTATCAACAGTGGCGGCCGGGCTACGTCACGGCGCTCGAGTTCGACGGCGGTGCGTTTCATCGCACGCAGCCGATCACACTCGACCAGGTGCAAGCGGTGCTCCGGCGCGTGTCGGGAAAGGACGTGAGGGTCACCGCGCTTCACGTGGCGACGACGTGGACCGACCGCGCGATGCAGGCGACCACCTACCGCCAGGGGCGCGTCCTGCTCGCGGGCGACGCCGCGCACATCCACTCGCCGCTCGGAGGGCAGGGGATGAACCTCGGCATCGGCGACGCGATGAACCTCGGCTGGAAGCTCGCGGCCACGATTCACGGCGACGCACCGAACCACCTGCTCGACAGCTATACGGCCGAACGGCACCCCGTTGGCGAGCGCATCCTGGATTGGACCCGGGCGCAGGTCGCGTTGATGCGGCCGAAGTCCAGCGCGCTCCAGGCCATCGTCCGCGACCTGCTGGAGACCCGCGACGGCGCGACCTATTTCGCCGAACGCCTCTGGGGACTCACACTTCGCTACGACTCCGGCGACGCGCATCCGCTCGTGGGTCGTAGCTGTCCGGACTTCGAGCTCGACGACGGCACGAGGCTCGGCGCGCTGCTGGAGAATGGCCAGGGGGTGCTGCTGGACTTCGACGAGCAGGTGCCTGTCCTCGATGGCCATTGGGGGACGCGCGTGCGGTACGTGGGGCGCGACGCGAAGGAGCGCCTCGGCGTCTCGGCGGTGCTCGTGCGCCCGGATGGATTCGTCGCGTGGGCGTGCGACACGACGGCGACGCCCCAGGAGGTCGAGCGCTCGGCGGCGAAGTGGTTCGGCGCCCCCCAGAGACGCGAGGCCATGGGGACGCGGTAG
- a CDS encoding amino acid adenylation domain-containing protein, whose protein sequence is MMLDDIVIRSAARAPHAPALRGPDGVLTYGQLDALANQVARALLGLGVQRGDRVGLWTEKSTRAVAAMQGVLRLGAAYVPLDPLNPARRTRAMLEDCRIDVLVTTAARAAELRGGGLEQLRFLIVDEDTGPWLTWSGLAGFSPAPLPRPALEEDALAYILYTSGSTGTPKGVCISHRNALAFIEWSHALLETTPEDRFSNHAPFFFDLSVLDLYVAFLGGASVTLIPEALAFSPRQLVELVRAERFTVWYSVPSALILMMTEGGLLEQPPLPFRAVLFAGEPFPIRHLRSLREHLPGARLFNLYGPTETNVCTWHEVTTLDPARTEPVPIGRASCGDRVWLARTDAPDTTSDERADVGELMVEGPTVMLGYWGQEPQGAAPYATGDLCRQLPDGSFEYLGRRDHMMKVRGRRIEPGEIEAALLAHPDLREVGVVAAGTGLEARLVAFVVSTAPKGPTLLQVKKHCAERLPRYMIIDELRVLPELPRTPNGKLDRRALRALAGA, encoded by the coding sequence CTGATGCTCGACGACATCGTCATCCGTAGCGCCGCGCGGGCCCCCCACGCGCCCGCCCTCCGGGGCCCGGACGGGGTCCTCACGTATGGGCAGCTCGACGCGCTCGCCAACCAGGTGGCGCGGGCCCTGCTCGGCCTGGGGGTGCAGCGGGGAGATCGCGTGGGGCTGTGGACGGAGAAGTCCACGCGGGCCGTGGCCGCGATGCAGGGCGTCCTCCGGCTGGGCGCGGCGTATGTCCCGTTGGATCCGCTCAACCCGGCGAGGCGGACGCGGGCCATGCTCGAGGACTGCCGCATCGACGTGCTGGTGACGACCGCCGCGCGCGCGGCCGAGCTGCGCGGTGGCGGCCTGGAGCAGCTGCGCTTCCTCATCGTGGACGAGGACACGGGGCCGTGGCTCACCTGGTCGGGCCTGGCCGGCTTCTCCCCTGCCCCGCTCCCCCGTCCAGCGTTGGAGGAGGATGCGCTCGCCTACATCCTCTACACGTCCGGCTCCACGGGGACGCCGAAGGGTGTCTGCATCAGCCACCGCAACGCGCTGGCGTTCATCGAGTGGAGCCATGCGCTCCTGGAGACGACGCCCGAGGACCGCTTCAGCAACCACGCGCCCTTCTTCTTCGACCTGTCGGTGCTGGACCTCTACGTGGCGTTCCTCGGGGGCGCGAGCGTCACGCTCATCCCGGAGGCGCTGGCCTTCTCCCCGCGGCAGCTGGTGGAGCTGGTGCGCGCGGAGCGGTTCACCGTGTGGTACTCGGTGCCCTCGGCGCTCATCCTGATGATGACGGAGGGCGGGCTGCTGGAGCAGCCCCCACTGCCCTTCCGGGCCGTGCTCTTCGCGGGGGAGCCCTTCCCCATCCGCCACCTGCGGTCCCTGCGGGAGCACCTGCCCGGAGCGCGCCTCTTCAACCTGTACGGTCCCACCGAGACCAACGTGTGCACGTGGCACGAGGTGACGACGCTCGACCCGGCGCGCACGGAGCCCGTCCCCATTGGCCGCGCGAGCTGCGGCGACCGCGTCTGGCTGGCGAGGACGGACGCGCCCGACACGACCTCCGACGAGCGCGCGGACGTGGGAGAGCTGATGGTGGAGGGCCCCACGGTGATGCTCGGCTACTGGGGCCAGGAGCCCCAGGGCGCCGCGCCATACGCGACGGGGGACCTCTGCCGCCAGTTGCCCGACGGGAGCTTCGAGTACCTGGGGCGTCGCGACCACATGATGAAGGTCCGGGGGAGGCGCATCGAGCCTGGGGAGATCGAGGCCGCGCTGCTCGCGCACCCGGACCTGCGGGAGGTGGGCGTGGTGGCCGCGGGGACCGGACTGGAGGCGCGGCTGGTGGCGTTCGTGGTGAGCACCGCGCCCAAGGGCCCCACCCTGCTCCAGGTGAAGAAGCACTGCGCGGAGCGGCTGCCCCGGTACATGATCATCGACGAGCTGCGGGTGCTCCCGGAGCTTCCACGGACACCGAACGGCAAGCTGGATCGACGCGCGCTGCGGGCGCTCGCGGGGGCGTGA
- a CDS encoding acyl-CoA dehydrogenase family protein: MDFGWTSEQTTLYERARAYARAQLAGAVEAGDGLPRALWRRCGEFGFLGLSVPERYGGLGMDALTTARLMEALGRGCEDTGLVFSVGAHLFACVMPLLEGGSDGQKDRYLPRLCSGEWVGANAITEAEAGSDVFALKTRAAREGDGYVLDGTKSYVTNGPDADVFVVYAVTDASHGYMGLSAFLVEKGTPGLRVGRRFEKMGLTTSPIAPLYLEGCRVPASSRLGAEGQGAPLFKRSMQWERACLFGAYVGVMERVLERTVDFARQRKQFKRAIGKNQAVSHRLADMKQRLDSARLLLYRACWLMDRGQEAELEVSLAKLAISEAAVQCGLDAIQIHGGMGYVTETGIERVLRDAIPSTLFSGTSEIQRDIIANHLGL; encoded by the coding sequence ATGGACTTTGGCTGGACGAGCGAACAGACGACTTTGTACGAGCGAGCGCGGGCGTACGCGCGGGCCCAGCTCGCTGGCGCGGTGGAGGCGGGGGACGGACTGCCGCGCGCGCTGTGGCGGCGCTGTGGCGAGTTCGGTTTCCTCGGGCTGTCGGTGCCCGAGCGGTACGGGGGCCTGGGCATGGACGCGCTGACGACGGCGCGGCTCATGGAGGCGCTGGGGCGCGGGTGCGAGGACACGGGGCTCGTCTTCTCCGTGGGGGCCCACCTCTTCGCGTGCGTGATGCCGCTGCTGGAGGGCGGGAGTGACGGCCAGAAGGACCGCTACCTGCCCCGGCTGTGCTCGGGGGAGTGGGTGGGGGCCAACGCCATCACCGAGGCCGAGGCGGGTTCGGATGTCTTCGCGCTCAAGACGCGGGCCGCGCGCGAGGGCGACGGCTACGTGCTCGACGGGACCAAGAGCTACGTCACCAACGGGCCGGACGCGGACGTGTTCGTGGTCTACGCCGTCACGGACGCCTCGCACGGCTACATGGGGCTGAGCGCGTTCCTGGTGGAGAAGGGCACGCCGGGGCTGCGCGTGGGGCGCCGCTTCGAGAAGATGGGCCTGACCACCTCGCCCATCGCCCCCCTCTACCTGGAGGGCTGCCGGGTCCCGGCCTCCTCGAGGCTGGGCGCCGAGGGCCAGGGCGCGCCGCTCTTCAAGCGCTCGATGCAGTGGGAGCGGGCGTGCCTGTTCGGCGCGTACGTGGGGGTGATGGAGCGCGTGCTCGAGCGGACGGTGGACTTCGCGCGGCAGCGCAAGCAGTTCAAGCGCGCCATCGGGAAGAACCAGGCCGTCTCCCACCGGCTGGCGGACATGAAGCAGCGGCTGGACTCCGCGCGGCTGCTGCTCTACCGGGCCTGCTGGCTGATGGACCGGGGACAGGAGGCGGAGCTGGAGGTGTCGCTCGCCAAGCTGGCCATCAGCGAGGCGGCGGTCCAGTGCGGCCTGGACGCCATCCAGATCCACGGCGGCATGGGCTACGTGACGGAGACGGGCATCGAGCGCGTCCTGCGCGACGCCATCCCCAGCACCCTGTTCTCCGGCACGTCGGAGATCCAACGCGACATCATCGCCAACCACCTGGGACTCTGA
- a CDS encoding beta-ketoacyl synthase N-terminal-like domain-containing protein, with product MNRESNARWSEAIAVVGLGIRLPGAECPRSLWRLLCDGIDVTDEIPASRWDMGLLHDSAPERPGRIRHRRAGLLSDVTSVDARAFRLSKRELRQMDPQHRVLFECAWRALEDAGIPFDSVRGSRTGVFVGTSFNDFQRLLARDWERLDGYALLGTTPSFAANRISHAFDLRGPSTCSSVGCASSTTAIHEACRSLLLGEVDLALAGGVELMLSPDASIMLSQAGVLSAAGRCRTLDAEADGYVRGEGAGMVVLKRLSQVDATDRVYAVIRGGAVNHNGRNEWVMAPSVEAQADVFRQACERAGVAPDSLDYVELHGSAFLKGDAAEALAIGQTRGASRERVCRLGAISNNLGYLGAAAGIAQLVKVCLALFHRALPPTLHVTTPSPHIAFGELGLQVQTRLEPWPQPAEGQPGRAGVVSTSLGGSNAFLVLEALPARRRAETSREAGHLLVFSALCPDALRQRAQQLRDFLASTSEAEAPLDDVCFTAAFKRQHHGCRGAVVAASREGLVEGLGACLQSDMKTPWVEREGLTSWVSIAREYLAGSMVSRDAFPAGGGGCVSLPVYPFQRQRLWPEWLSPGEVSRAPLGGRQEAPVPRPVGPEPASDFRTGSTAVREARLLTLLRALVAEVLEVEPSVVETRERTLFELGMSSVGLVALRGRVSRELGLSLPTTLFFEYPRLEPLATRLRLLLDARAGAPVDTGGEAAAGPGDAELVARISSMTEEQLRERIARKLEELGAEVDR from the coding sequence GTGAATCGAGAGTCTAATGCGAGGTGGTCTGAAGCCATAGCCGTCGTAGGTCTTGGGATTCGCCTTCCAGGCGCCGAGTGTCCACGTTCACTGTGGCGGCTCCTTTGTGATGGTATTGATGTGACGGATGAAATCCCGGCGTCTCGCTGGGATATGGGATTGCTCCATGACTCGGCGCCGGAGCGGCCGGGGCGCATCCGTCATCGTCGGGCGGGATTGCTGTCGGATGTGACATCGGTGGATGCGCGGGCATTCCGTCTGTCGAAGCGGGAGCTGCGTCAGATGGACCCCCAGCATCGGGTGCTGTTCGAGTGTGCGTGGCGGGCCCTGGAGGACGCGGGTATTCCCTTCGACTCGGTGCGCGGGAGTCGCACGGGGGTCTTCGTGGGGACCAGCTTCAATGACTTCCAGCGGCTGCTCGCCCGGGACTGGGAGCGGCTGGACGGGTATGCGCTGCTCGGCACGACACCGTCGTTTGCGGCCAACCGCATCTCCCACGCGTTCGACCTCCGGGGCCCCAGCACGTGCTCCAGCGTGGGGTGCGCCTCCTCGACGACGGCGATCCACGAGGCGTGCCGGAGCCTGCTGCTGGGCGAGGTGGACCTGGCGCTCGCGGGGGGCGTCGAGCTGATGCTCTCGCCGGACGCCAGCATCATGCTGTCCCAGGCCGGGGTGCTCTCCGCGGCGGGGCGGTGCAGGACGCTCGACGCGGAGGCGGACGGCTACGTCCGGGGCGAGGGCGCGGGGATGGTGGTCCTCAAGCGCCTGTCCCAGGTGGACGCGACGGACCGCGTCTACGCGGTGATTCGCGGCGGCGCCGTCAACCACAACGGGCGCAACGAGTGGGTCATGGCCCCGAGCGTCGAGGCCCAGGCGGACGTCTTCCGGCAGGCGTGCGAGCGCGCCGGGGTGGCTCCGGACTCGCTCGACTACGTGGAGCTCCATGGCTCCGCGTTCCTCAAGGGGGACGCGGCCGAGGCGCTCGCCATTGGCCAGACGCGCGGGGCCTCGCGCGAACGGGTGTGCCGGCTGGGCGCCATCAGCAACAACCTGGGCTACCTGGGCGCCGCCGCGGGCATCGCGCAGCTCGTCAAGGTGTGCCTGGCGCTGTTCCATCGCGCCTTGCCGCCGACCCTCCACGTGACGACGCCGAGTCCACACATCGCGTTCGGTGAGCTGGGGCTCCAGGTCCAGACGCGCCTCGAGCCCTGGCCCCAACCGGCGGAGGGCCAGCCGGGGCGGGCCGGCGTCGTGTCCACCTCCCTGGGCGGCTCCAATGCCTTCCTCGTCCTGGAAGCCCTCCCGGCGCGGAGGCGCGCCGAGACGTCCCGGGAGGCTGGCCACCTGCTGGTGTTCTCCGCGCTGTGTCCGGACGCCCTCCGCCAACGGGCGCAACAGCTGCGTGACTTCCTGGCGTCGACCTCGGAGGCGGAGGCGCCGCTCGATGATGTGTGTTTCACGGCGGCGTTCAAGAGACAACATCACGGCTGCAGAGGCGCGGTGGTGGCGGCGAGTCGAGAGGGATTGGTGGAGGGATTGGGCGCGTGTCTGCAATCAGACATGAAGACGCCCTGGGTCGAACGCGAAGGACTGACGTCCTGGGTGTCTATCGCTCGTGAATATCTTGCGGGTAGCATGGTTTCACGGGATGCGTTTCCAGCAGGTGGTGGGGGCTGCGTGAGTCTTCCTGTCTATCCATTCCAGCGACAGCGTCTGTGGCCGGAATGGCTGTCGCCCGGTGAGGTGTCTCGCGCGCCGCTGGGGGGCCGCCAGGAGGCGCCCGTGCCACGTCCGGTGGGGCCGGAGCCGGCGAGCGACTTCAGGACGGGTTCGACGGCCGTGCGCGAGGCCCGGCTGCTCACGTTGCTGCGTGCCCTGGTGGCGGAGGTGCTGGAAGTGGAGCCCTCGGTGGTGGAGACGCGGGAGCGGACGTTGTTCGAGCTGGGCATGTCGTCGGTCGGGCTGGTGGCGCTCCGGGGACGCGTCAGCCGCGAGCTGGGGCTGTCGCTCCCGACGACGCTGTTCTTCGAGTACCCCCGACTGGAGCCGCTGGCGACGCGGCTGCGGCTGCTCCTCGACGCGCGCGCGGGAGCGCCCGTCGACACGGGAGGCGAAGCGGCGGCGGGCCCCGGGGACGCGGAGCTGGTGGCCCGCATCTCCTCGATGACGGAGGAGCAGCTGCGCGAGCGCATCGCGCGGAAGCTGGAGGAGCTTGGCGCGGAGGTCGACCGATGA